In one window of Halomarina pelagica DNA:
- a CDS encoding MarR family transcriptional regulator, translated as MSSTEAPQRGLSRESFSALSAETDRRRARLEVAMEERRFRLLEAIVAHPHRAPSKAELRWTSALDPATLYRQLSRLEEAGLIERGELPPGERREGLPYVFYRLTADGRALIDSVPVFASPEALGRRYAELDKPDEVRRAERCPRPFDA; from the coding sequence ATGTCTTCGACCGAAGCCCCGCAGAGGGGTCTCTCTCGCGAGTCGTTCTCCGCGCTGAGCGCCGAGACCGACCGACGGCGCGCCCGGCTGGAGGTCGCGATGGAGGAACGGCGGTTCCGGCTGCTCGAGGCCATCGTCGCCCACCCGCACCGCGCGCCCTCCAAGGCGGAACTGCGCTGGACCTCCGCCCTCGACCCGGCGACGCTGTACCGACAGCTCTCGCGGCTGGAGGAGGCCGGCCTGATCGAGCGCGGCGAACTCCCGCCCGGCGAGCGCCGCGAGGGGCTTCCCTACGTCTTCTACCGCCTCACCGCCGACGGCCGCGCGCTGATCGATTCGGTCCCCGTCTTCGCGTCCCCCGAGGCGCTCGGGCGGCGGTACGCCGAACTCGACAAGCCCGACGAGGTTCGACGGGCCGAGCGCTGCCCCCGCCCCTTCGACGCCTGA